A single region of the Oncorhynchus keta strain PuntledgeMale-10-30-2019 chromosome 37, Oket_V2, whole genome shotgun sequence genome encodes:
- the LOC118370204 gene encoding ras-related protein M-Ras isoform X2, producing MATSAVPSDNLPTYKLVVVGDGGVGKSALTIQFFQKIFVPDYDPTIEDSYLKHTEIDAQWAILDVLDTAGQEEFSAMREQYMRTGDGFLIVFSVTDKASFEHVDRFHQLILRVKDRESFPMVLVANKVDLLHLRKIPSDQGREMASKHSIAYIETSAKDPAMNVDKAFHELVRVIRQQIPERSLKKKRKTKWRADRSTVSHRLHCVVL from the exons ATGGCAACGAGCGCTGTTCCCAGTGACAATCTCCCCACGTATAAGCTGGTAGTGGTGGGGGATGGGGGAGTGGGGAAGAGTGCGCTCACCATTCAGTTCTTTCAGAAGATCTTTGTCCCTGATTACGACCCCACCATCGAGGACTCCTACCTCAAACACACTGAGATTGATGCCCAGTGGGCCATATTGGACG TTCTGGATACAGCAGGCCAAGAGGAGTTCAGTGCTATGAGGGAACAGTACATGAGGACTGGGGACGGGTTCCTCATCGTGTTCTCTGTTACAGACAAGGCCAGCTTTGAACATGTGGACCGCTTCCATCAACTCATCCTCAGGGTGAAGGACCG GGAATCCTTTCCTATGGTTCTTGTGGCCAACAAAGTGGATCTGCTGCACTTACGTAAAATACCCAGTGATCAGGGGAGGGAGATGGCTAGTAAACACAGT ATAGCTTACATTGAAACCAGTGCTAAGGACCCAGCCATGAATGTTGACAAGGCGTTCCACGAGTTAGTTAGAGTAATCAG gCAACAGATTCCAGAGAGGAGCCTGAAGAAGAAGAGGAAAACCAAGTGGCGGGCCGACAGGTCCACTGTCTCCCACCGACTGCACTGTGTTGTCCTATGA
- the LOC127916666 gene encoding phospholipase A2 inhibitor 31 kDa subunit-like: MKAVCFSLLLLLLACSFGEGLKCNRCVGKGCRNTVETCRVDHDTCGTVLFKPPLPISYFKRCMKMSECMLLGSNKDIDAYCCTTNQCN, from the exons ATGAAAGCTGTATGTTTTTctctgctcctcctgctgctggCGTGTAGCTTTG GAGAGGGCCTGAAATGCAACCGTTGTGTTGGCAAAGGCTGCAGAAACACAGTGGAGACCTGCCGTGTTGACCATGACACCTGCGGCACGGTCTTATTCAAGCCCCCACTCC ctatcTCATACTTCAAGAGATGCATGAAGATGTCAGAATGCATGCTGCTGGGAAGCAACAAGGACATTGATGCCTATTGCTGCACCACCAACCAATGCAACTGA
- the LOC118370204 gene encoding ras-related protein M-Ras isoform X1: MATSAVPSDNLPTYKLVVVGDGGVGKSALTIQFFQKIFVPDYDPTIEDSYLKHTEIDAQWAILDVLDTAGQEEFSAMREQYMRTGDGFLIVFSVTDKASFEHVDRFHQLILRVKDRESFPMVLVANKVDLLHLRKIPSDQGREMASKHSIAYIETSAKDPAMNVDKAFHELVRVIRYVTATDYLEGCLFDTKARRATLSLSLSLSLSLSLSLSLSLSLSHTQATDSREEPEEEEENQVAGRQVHCLPPTALCCPMMVFYLYSCSLQDRGKMITFRSVYSLHIVPGGSLYPLSWHVS; this comes from the exons ATGGCAACGAGCGCTGTTCCCAGTGACAATCTCCCCACGTATAAGCTGGTAGTGGTGGGGGATGGGGGAGTGGGGAAGAGTGCGCTCACCATTCAGTTCTTTCAGAAGATCTTTGTCCCTGATTACGACCCCACCATCGAGGACTCCTACCTCAAACACACTGAGATTGATGCCCAGTGGGCCATATTGGACG TTCTGGATACAGCAGGCCAAGAGGAGTTCAGTGCTATGAGGGAACAGTACATGAGGACTGGGGACGGGTTCCTCATCGTGTTCTCTGTTACAGACAAGGCCAGCTTTGAACATGTGGACCGCTTCCATCAACTCATCCTCAGGGTGAAGGACCG GGAATCCTTTCCTATGGTTCTTGTGGCCAACAAAGTGGATCTGCTGCACTTACGTAAAATACCCAGTGATCAGGGGAGGGAGATGGCTAGTAAACACAGT ATAGCTTACATTGAAACCAGTGCTAAGGACCCAGCCATGAATGTTGACAAGGCGTTCCACGAGTTAGTTAGAGTAATCAGGTATGTTACCGCCACAGATTATTTAGAGGGTTGTCTGTTTGATACAAAAGCTAGGagagccactctctctctctctctctctctctctctctctctctctctctctctctctctctctctctctctctctcacacccaggCAACAGATTCCAGAGAGGAGCCTGAAGAAGAAGAGGAAAACCAAGTGGCGGGCCGACAGGTCCACTGTCTCCCACCGACTGCACTGTGTTGTCCTATGATGGTTTTTTACTTGTACAGCTGCTCCCTACAGGACAGGGGGAAGATGATTACATTTAGGAGTGTTTACTCTCTACACATAGTTCCAGGAGGCAGTTTGTACCCTCTATCCTGGCACGTGAGTTAG